From Sediminibacterium sp. TEGAF015, a single genomic window includes:
- a CDS encoding UDP-N-acetylmuramoyl-tripeptide--D-alanyl-D-alanine ligase yields the protein MNIESIYEIYLQYPSIQTDTRKLKEGDLFVALKGPNFNGNQFALQALDNGATYAIIDEMPNQSELQAAELSEPGIGKRLLLVDDALTTLQQLAKHHREQLDIPFIAITGSNGKTTSKELIYAVLASHFITYTTQGNLNNHIGVPLTLLSIRKDAQMAVIEMGANHQKEIESYCAYTLPTHGVITNCGKAHLEGFGGIEGVRKGKGELYQFLRDHYGTAFVYADYDYLQPMSAGIANIVHYGNSKGLVQGRIESSEPFLTVAVTAGLDAPILIHSQLVGDYNLPNILCALTIGKYFGVPTEKMVKAIESYAPSNSRSQLIEQGTNHIILDAYNANPSSMKVAIENFARIHAERKILLLGGMMELGAESIAEHKALVELIASLGFKEVVLVGGDFIYTKDLFEQYNGASNTTNNTTTNSNTNKITANKVGPIFTYKDNALEARDWLAALNPQNSYILIKGSRSMKMEQVLG from the coding sequence ATGAATATTGAATCGATCTACGAGATATACCTGCAGTATCCTTCTATTCAAACGGATACAAGGAAACTAAAAGAGGGAGATTTGTTTGTAGCCCTGAAAGGGCCCAACTTCAATGGCAATCAATTTGCCCTGCAAGCACTCGATAATGGCGCCACCTATGCCATCATAGATGAAATGCCCAACCAGAGCGAGTTACAGGCTGCGGAGTTATCAGAGCCGGGGATTGGCAAGAGGCTCCTCCTCGTTGACGATGCTTTAACAACATTACAGCAATTAGCCAAACACCATCGCGAGCAGTTAGATATTCCTTTTATTGCTATAACAGGTAGCAATGGTAAAACCACCAGCAAGGAATTGATTTACGCGGTATTGGCTTCACACTTCATTACATACACTACACAGGGAAATTTAAACAACCATATTGGCGTGCCGCTTACTTTGTTGAGCATTCGCAAAGATGCCCAGATGGCCGTGATAGAAATGGGCGCCAATCACCAGAAAGAAATTGAAAGTTATTGTGCGTATACTTTGCCCACCCATGGCGTAATAACCAATTGCGGCAAAGCACATTTGGAGGGTTTCGGGGGGATTGAAGGCGTCCGCAAAGGCAAGGGCGAACTCTATCAGTTTCTGCGCGACCACTATGGAACCGCGTTTGTATATGCCGATTACGATTACCTCCAACCCATGAGTGCCGGCATCGCGAATATTGTACACTACGGTAATAGCAAGGGTTTGGTACAAGGGAGGATTGAAAGCTCCGAACCATTTTTAACGGTGGCAGTAACGGCGGGGTTGGACGCACCAATCTTAATCCACTCCCAACTAGTTGGCGACTATAATCTCCCCAATATTCTCTGCGCACTTACCATCGGAAAATACTTTGGCGTGCCCACAGAAAAAATGGTCAAAGCGATTGAGTCTTACGCGCCTTCTAATTCGCGCTCTCAACTGATTGAACAAGGAACCAATCATATTATTTTGGATGCTTACAATGCCAATCCAAGTAGTATGAAAGTGGCCATAGAAAATTTTGCCCGCATACACGCAGAAAGAAAAATTCTACTACTCGGCGGCATGATGGAACTCGGCGCAGAAAGCATAGCCGAACACAAAGCCTTGGTAGAACTCATTGCATCGCTGGGATTCAAAGAAGTAGTGTTGGTAGGTGGAGACTTTATCTACACGAAGGATTTGTTTGAGCAATACAACGGTGCATCCAACACAACCAATAACACCACAACCAACAGCAACACAAACAAGATCACAGCCAACAAGGTCGGCCCCATTTTTACTTACAAAGACAATGCCCTCGAAGCCCGCGACTGGCTGGCTGCACTGAATCCGCAGAACAGTTATATTCTAATCAAGGGCTCCCGCTCCATGAAAATGGAGCAAGTGCTGGGGTAA